Below is a genomic region from Rhizobium sp. 9140.
CGCCATCCATTCGATCCCGGATGTTCGCGTTCTCAAGCTGAACGACCGTGGCGAACGCGACCTCGCCTTCAACCTTCTCTCCAACAACGACGCCGCCCTCAACGAAGCTGTCGGTCTGCTGGAGGCACGCTTGCGCGACGAGCCGACGCTCGCCAATGTCAGCCCGGATGGCGCCCTGCCTCGCCCCGAACTGCAGCTGCGCCCGCTCGCTGACCGCATGTCGCGCCTCGGCATCACCACGTCCCAGCTTTCCGACATCGTGCGGGTCGCGACCATCGGCGATATCGACGCGGCACTGACCAAGATCTCGCTCGACGACCGGCAGATCCCGATCCGCGTGCAGATCGATACCGGCCTGCGCACCGACCTCGCCGCCATCCGCAACCTCAAGATCCAGACGGCCTCCGGCGCGCTCGTTCCCATCTCCAGCGTCGCCGATATTTCCTATTCGGAAGGCCCAAGCTCCATCAAGCGCTACGACCGCTTCCGCGTCGTCACCATGGGCGCCGACCTTCCCGTTGGCGTGGCGCTCGACACGGCCTCCGGCCGCTTCGAGCAGATCGCGGCCGAAACCAACCTGCCCCAAGGCGTCCGCTTCATCAAAAGCGGCGATTCGGAGGTGCAGGCGGAAATGTTGTCGGGCTTCGTCCACGCCATGCTGCTCGGGCTTCTGCTGGTGCTCGTCGTGCTCATCCTTCTCTTCAAGGACGTCATACAGCCGTTCACGATCCTCTTCTCGCTGCCGCTCGCCATCGGCGGCGTCGCGCTCGGCCTGATCGTCACCAACAATTCACTCTCCATGCCTGTCCTCATCGGCATCCTCATGCTGATGGGCATCGTCACCAAGAACGCCATCCTGCTGGTCGATTTCGCGATCGAAATGAAACGGCACGGCATGGAACGCGTCGAGGCCATGGTGGAGGCCGGCCGCAAGCGCGCCCGGCCAATCATCATGACCTCCATCGCCATGTCGGCCGGCATGCTGCCCTCGGCGCTCGGCGTCGGCGAAGGCGGCTCCTTCCGCGCACCCATGGCCATCGCCGTCATCGGCGGCATCATCGTCTCAACGGTCCTGTCGCTGGTCGTCGTACCCTCGTTCTTCCTGATCATGGACGACCTCTCCCGACTCCTTGGCTGGTCCTTCGGCCGCCTTGTGGGAAGCAAGGAGGCCGAGACCGTGCCGCTGGAGAATGTGGTGTTGACCGAGAAGCTCGCCGAGCAGTCCGAGACCATCGAAGCCCTGCAGACCCGCCTCGACCGCCTGGAAGGCCGGACCGCACCCGGCACCCTGCGCGCCGTGGGCGGCACGGTCGTCACGCATCCGGCATTGGCTGCGGAGTAGACGGCAGGACGTGAAGCCTGCGGCAGCCCCTCACCCTAACCCTCTCCCCGCTGGGCGGGGCGAGGGGACGTGGCCTGCCCAGCGGTTCGATATAAGGCGAAAATAGTGCCTCGAGGTCCCTTCTCCCCGCCTGCGGGGAGAAGGTGCAGGCATGCGGATGAGGGGCGAACGCGCCCGCAACGAAGCGGGCGGGCGAAAAAGCAGCCCTACAACCCACCCTCAACCCGCAAAAACTCCACGATCCGCTCCACGCCCTCGCCGCGCTTCATGTCCGAGAACACGAACGGGCGGGACTGGCGCATGCGGTCGGCGTCGCGCTGCATGACGTCGAGATCGGCGCCGACGTAAGGGGCGAGATCCTTCTTGTTGATGACGAGAAGATCGGATCGCGTGATGCCGGGTCCGCCCTTGCGCGGGATTTCCTCGCCCTGGCAGACGGAGATTACGTAGAGCGTGATATCCGCGAGATCGGGCGAGAAGGTTGCCGCGAGATTGTCGCCGCCGGATTCGATGAAGACGATGTCGAGGTCCGGAATGCGGCGGTTGAGATCGGCGATGGCCTGAAGGTTGATCGTCGCATCCTCGCGGATGGCGGTGTGCGGGCAGCCGCCCGTCTCCACGCCGACGATCCTGTCGGAGGGCAGCGCCTGCATGCGCACCAGCGCTTCCGCATCCTCCTGCGTATAGATGTCGTTGGTGACCACCGCGACCGACCATCTGTCCCGCATGGCCTTGCAGAGCTTGTCCGTCAGCGCCGTCTTGCCGGAGCCGACGGGGCCGCCGATGCCGACACGGAGGGGACCATTGGAAGATGCCATGAGATTATCCTTTCAGAAGAATATGTCGAAAGCTGCCGATGAACCGGAGTTTACCGGAAAGCCCATAAGCCGGCCGGAGAGATGCCGCGCGGCACGAATCGATGTCTGTCGTTCACGAGCGGAACAGGCGCGAGGTCAGCGTCTCGTGCCGGAAACCGGCGATGTCGGCGAGGATACCGGCAGAGCCGAGATCGTCCAGCGAACTTGCCGCCGCCCGCTCGGCCGCGGCTCCGATCTCGCCTTCCAGCGCCGCCAGCACGGCGACCCCCGCACGCTGCCCGAGGACGCCGCAGCGGATCGCGACAGAAATCTGATTGGAGGCCGTTGCGTGCAGATAGGCCGCAATCGCGGGCTCCGACCCGGTCGCATGCGCACCGGCGACCGCGCCGACGGCAACCGGATAGGCCATGCGGGCAGGCATGATCTCGTCGCCCCCCGTCGGCCAGGCCGAAGCCGCCGCGATGAATGCTTCGCCCTGAAGCATCGTTTCCATCTGCCGCTCCCGACTGCCGGCCATGGCTTCGGCCAGCGAAGCGACAGCGTGAAGGCGCTCGACGTCTTCAGCGGCACGATAGCTTTCCGCCAGCAGCACCGCATCGTTCCAGACGGCCCCTTCCGCAATCGCCCCGGACAACCAGTCCTGAAGAGAGGCCGCATCCCCGATACTGCCATCCGCCACCGCCTGCTCGAGCCCGGCCGAATAGGAAAAGGCACCGATGGGGAAAGCCGGCGACATCCAGGCGATCAGGCGGAGCAGAGCCTGGGTGCCGCCGGTGGCCGGTCGTTGTTGCTGACCTTCGGTAAGCATGTCAGTCATGGGCGTGGCTGTGTCCTTTGCCGTCATGTCCATGCTCGTCGCAAGAGTGATCGTGGACATGGTCATGGTGATCATGGTCATGATCGGCGTGGTCATGCTTTCCGTGTTCGTGCTTCCCGTGTTCAGGCGCCCCATGAGCGTGAGGCCCATGGTCATGCCCGCTGTGATAGGCGCCCCGCATCGGCTGGAACTGCGCCGTCACCTCGTTCACCTCGGCACCGAGCCCGATCAGCATGGACCGGATGACGGGATCGCGCAGGATGACGATGCGGTCCTTACAGATTTCGGCTTGCAGATGCCGGTTGCCGAGATGCCAGGCAAGCTCGACGAGGTGAAGCCTGTCGCGCGGCAGGATCTCGTAAAGGGGCTCTTCTACCGCGGCGATGAGGATGTAGCCGCCCTGCTCCAGCACCAGCGCATCGCCATCCGCCAGCATCACGGCCTGCTTCAGGTCCAGCATGACGACATCGTCATCCGGCAGGTGCAACAGCTTGCGCCGGAGATGCCGCTGGTCGTGCGGCAGGCGCAGCAGGGCAACAGGCGTGATATCGGCAGGTGCCGGCGAGACGATGGAGGTGGAGCGATAGGGCATGGTAACCTCGATCAGTTGAAATGCGTGAGAGAAAAGGTGAGCGATACCGGCAGCGGGTTCCATAGTCCTGTGCGCAGGCCCGCGGCCCTCAGGCCCCGGGCCGTCCATGTGTTGCAGCCGGCGAGCGCCGTAAACCAGCCGGTCGCCTCGAAGAACCGGTCGTTCTGCCCGTAGCGCGCATCGGGCACGGGCACGACCTGCCCATCGCGCTTTGCGAAGCTGGCTTCGATCATGTCCAGCAGCCGGGCATAGCCGGCCGGTCCGATCTCGAAGCCTTGCACGCTCAGTGAAGGTTCGGCAAGCGCGCCGACGACATCCACATGCAGCACCGCCCGATCGACCGTCAGCCCCCGCAGTAAGGGCAGCGGCTTCAGGTCCGCCCAGTTCGGCGTCTCCAGATAGAAGCTACGCCCGCCCCGGCCGAAGATGATCCACCGCGCCGCGGGATCATCGACAGGAACGCCACTCTGGCCGAGAAACGGAAACCGCGCCAGGCTTTCCGCATCCACGGGAATGGCGATATCGGTGTGGATCGGGTTCGAGAGAACGAGAATGCGCCGCATCTCCCCATTTTCCCTTTCCTCTTCCCCTTCGCGCGATGCGAAGAGCGGCTGCGGCACGATGGTCCCGAGACCTGCCGCAATCGCAAGCAGCAGAATGATGACCGACAGGCCGAGCGACAGCCTTCGCATGACCTTGCGGAACCTCGTCATGCCCGCACGGCGATGGCTATTCGCTTGGCGACAGGCGTCGAAATCGCGGTCACGAGCGTCTAGAACAGGAAATAGCGCTGCGCCATCGGCAGCACCGTCGCCGGCTCGCAGGTCAGCAGCTCTCCATCCGCGCGCACCTCGTAAGTCTCCGGATCCACCTCGATCACCGGCGTCAGGCTATTGTGGATCATCGAGGCCTTGCCGATACCGCCGCGCGTGTTCTTCACCGCCATCAGCGTTTTCGCCACGCCGAGCTTGGCCGCAAGGCCGGCGTCCAGCGACGCCTGCGATACGAAGGTTACGGAGGAGTTGGTCCGCGCCTTGCCGAAGGCGCCGAACATCGGCCGGTAATGCACCGGCTGCGGTGTGGGAATGGAGGCGTTCGGATCGCCCATGGGGGCGGCCGCGATCATGCCGCCGAGCAGCACCATGTCCGGCTTCACGCCGAAGAAGGCGGGGTTCCACAGCACGAGATCGGCCCGTTTGCCAACCTCGACCGAGCCGATCGCGTGGCTGAGGCCGTGGGCGATAGCCGGGTTGATCGTGTATTTCGCGATGTAGCGCTTCACCCGCATATTGTCGTTGTCGCCGGTTTCGCTCGCCAGCCGGCCGCGCTGGCGCTTCATCTTGTCGGCCGTCTGCCACGTGCGGATCGCCACCTCGCCGACGCGGCCCATGGCCTGGCTGTCGGACGAGATGATCGAGAAAGCGCCGATATCGTGCAGGATATCCTCGGCCGCAATCGTTTCCTTGCGGATACGGCTTTCGGCAAAGGCGATGTCCTCCGGGATCGACGGGGACAGGTGATGGCAGACCATCAGCATATCCAGATGTTCGGCCAGCGTGTTGATCGTGTAGGGCCGCGTCGGATTGGTCGAGGACGGGATGACGTTCGGCTGGCCGCAGATCTTGATAATGTCGGGCGCATGTCCGCCGCCCGCCCCTTCGGTGTGGAAGGCATGGATGGTGCGACCCTTCAGCGCCGCAATGGAATCCTCCACGAAGCCGCTCTCGTTCAGCGTGTCCGTGTGGATCATCACCTGCACATCGTATTCGTCGGCGACCGAGAGGCAGCAGTCGATGGCGGCCGGCGTCGTACCCCAGTCCTCGTGCAGCTTCAGCGATGTCGCGCCGCCGAGCACCATTTCCACCAGCGCGCCGGGCAGCGAGGCATTGCCCTTGCCGGCAAAGGCGAGGTTCATCGGAAAGGCATCGGCCGCCTCGATCATCCGCGCCAGGTGCCACGGCCCGGGCGTGCAGGTGGTGGCGAGCGTACCATGCGCGGGGCCTGTGCCGCCGCCCAGCATGGTGGTGAGGCCGGACATCAGCGCCTCCTCGATCTGCTGCGGGCAGATGAAGTGGATATGGCTGTCCATGCCGCCGGCGGTGACGATCTTGCCTTCGGCCGCGATTGCCTCCGTGCCGGGGCCGACGATGATGTCCACATTCGGCTGCGTATCCGGATTTCCGGCCTTGCCGATGGCGACGATCAGCCCGTCCTTCAGCCCGATATCGGCCTTCACGATACCCCAATGGTCTACGATCAGCGCGTTGGTGATGACGGTATCGACCGCGCCGTCCGCCCGCGTCACCTGGCTCTGCCCCATGCCGTCGCGGATGACCTTGCCGCCGCCGAACTTCACCTCGTCGCCATAGGTGGTGAAATCCTTCTCCACCTCGATGAACAGCTCCGTATCCGCCAGCCGCACCCGGTCGCCCGTCGTCGGGCCGAACATATTGGCATAGGCGGCGCGGGACATCTTGTAGGACATGGTCTACCTCGAGAGTTCGGAGAAAAGGGGTGACCGCGCAGCGGCACGGTCGAAAGTATAGGTGGTGCGGCAGCCGTTTCGGCTGTTGATCTCGCCGATCAGGTGGTCGGCAAAGTCGCCTGGATGATCTTCATAGGAACGCAGGGATGCGATGACGGCGTCGCGATCCTGCACGACGATCCGCGGTCGGTTCAGCATGTCGAAAATGAACGCGGACACCGCGGGCCGCGCCATCTTCACCTTCTGCCGCAGAAGCCAAACGACCTCTACGAGAACGACGTGATTGATGAAGACGGGCGCACTGTCCTGCTCAAGAAAGGCTGTCGCCTGCTCGCCCTGCTTCACGCCTTCGGCATCGGTGATCGAGCCCAAGGCCAACCACCGCATCACCATGTTGGTGTCGAGACCGATCATTCCTCGCTCTCCCGAAAACCGGCATTTCGGGCTTCCCTGATCCAGTCATCCAGTTCCTCGCCGGTAATCGGCCTCTCGAACTTCACGATCCCGCGCAAATCCTCGAAACTCTTCCCCGGCTTGCGGATTTCGACCGCGCCGGCGTCGTTCGCGACGAACTCGACCGCGTCGCCATCCTTGAGGCCGAGGGTCTTCAGCACCGATTCGGGAACCGTGATCGTGCCTGCCTTGATCCTGACCGTTTCACCCATGGTGCGCTCCTAGCTCCCGACCGCGAGAGAAAATGCCGGCGCGACGGAGAGCCGGCGGAGCCGGCCTTCGGCCACCCAGCGATCGACCAGCCGCGCTTCGGCCGCAAAGGGATGTCCCTCCCAGCCGACATGGGTGAACCCGGCGAGCGCGATATCCGCTGCGGGATGAGCGCCGAGCACATCGCCAATAACGACGAGGCCGCTGCTCGGCACGATGTAGGGGGCCGGCGAAAAACCGGCGAGCGCTGTCTCCAGCGAACGTTGCGTTTCCGCCTCGAGCACCCGGACGATCTTGTCGGCCGCAAGCGCAAAGGCCTCGAACCCCGCCGTCTCGTCGTCGCAGAAATCATCGAGCTCCGGATGCGTGATGGCGAGCGGCGCCCGGAGTGCCGCAAAGAGTGCGGGGTTGCGGACGCACCAGATACCGGCTGCCGCGACCACTGCGGGATGCGCGCCCCAGGCCGTCGGCAGGATGTTGGCGTGCAGAGCCGAGGGCGCCGACGTTCCCAGCATCATTTTTGCCGGCCGGCCGGTGTTGCAGACGGCAACGATATCCGTTCGCTGGCCCGGGCGATACGAGCGGCAATCATTGAACCGGATGACGCAATCGGCAGACGCGATCTCCTTGGCGGCGCTGTCCGGCACCGGCCCATTGCCAACGATCACGATGCGCGCACCGGTCTTCACAGCGTTCTCCCGTCCGTCTTTCTGCCGTCCGAGCCAGCAGTCTGCTTCATGTTCGGCCCGCATCGAGACGATCAGCGATCGGCCAGCGCCGCGTTCAGTTCGTCCGTCCGCTTGGTCGTCAGTTCCGCAAGACAACCTGCCACCAGCATCGGTTCCATGCTGCCACCGCGCGCCTCGAAGCCGGCAAGCGCGCACTGCCCGTCACGATAGGCGATCCAGGCACGTTGCGCGGTCTTCAGCGCTTCCACCGCGCCGACCATGTGGTCGCCCAGATCGGCGAGATCCTTGTCCATCGCCTGCGCACGCGCCAGCGTCTTGCGATAGGCCGCGTTCAGCGCCACGTCCGCGGTCTCGTAGTCCTGCTGCGAACACGCCGTCATGTCGCTCTGGGTAACCGCCTTGCTGCAATCGGGATCATCCGGCCCGGCGGACGAGGCAGACCCTGCCCCGAAAACCAGAGAGAAGGCCAGCGTAGCGCCCGGATATGCGAGCCGCATCACCATGTCAGAGCGCACCCATGACCTTCTGGCGGAAGCCATAGACTTCCCGTTTGCCCGCGAAGGGAATAAGCGTCACGTCGCGCGTCTGCCCCGGCTCGAAGCGCACGGCCGTACCGGCGGGAATATCCAGCCGCTTGCCATGGGCCGCCTCGCGATCGAAGGTCAGTCCGGCATTGGTCTCGGCGAAATGATAGTGGCTGCCGACCTGCACCGGCCGGTCGCCGGTGTTCGACACCTCGATCGTTACCGTTTCCAGCCCGACATTCAGCTCGATCTCGCCGTCTGCCGCAAGGATTTCACCGGGGATCATCTTGTCTCTCCTGAAGGTCTCGATAGGCATGTTGCACGGCGATCATGGCAGGCTGAGGATGCTGTCGCCTCGGCATCACGCCGCCGCAGCACAGCCCGCGAGCTTCACCACGCGCTCCGTGGAAGCGGGATTGTTCACCATCTTCTCAGCCGGCCGCACAGGCCGGCGAACGAGCTCGCCTGTGCAATTCGGGCAACGCCCGCCGAGCACGTCGCGCGCGCAGGCGGCACAGAAGGTGCACTCGAAACTGCAGATCATCGCCTCGCGGCTGTCGGCCGCCAGATCCGTGTCGCAGCATTCGCAATTGGGTCGAAGCGCCAGCATGGAAAACCTCAGCGGATGGGTTCGTGAACGGTAACGAGCTTCGTTCCGTCCGGGAACGTCGCCTCGATCTGGATGTCATGAATCATTTCTGGGATCCCTTCCATCACCTGCTCGCGCGTGATGACATGAGCGCCGGCCTCCATGAGGTCGGGAACCGAACGGCCGTCGCGCGCGCCCTCGACCACGAAATCGGTGATCAGCGCGATGGCTTCGGGATGGTTCAGCTTGACGCCACGCTCCAGCCGGCGGCGCGCCACCATGGCGGCCATCGAGATCAGCAGCTTGTCTTTTTCGCGGGGAGTAAGGTTCATGCGACGCGATCCATCATCATCTTCGACATTCTCTACAGGCTCCAGACTTTCGGCACAGACGCGCTCCTGCGCAAGTGCGAAATCATCGGCACGAGGATTTTTCGCAGGGCGAAGCCGTCCTTCGCCACGATCCGTGCAACGAGCTTTTCCTGATCGCCGACCACGACATGGCTGACGCCGCCCGACCCGCTGGCTGCACCTCTGTCCAAGCGTTCGCGGAGCGGCTTCAGATGGCGCTCGCATCCGCTCGCGGTGAAGAACAGCGTGGCGAAGGCGACGTGACCGCTCAGCGAAAAAGCGCGCCGCGTCAGCGCATCGATATCCCCGGACAGCCGCATATTCTCGGCATGCAGCAGCGCACCACCCTTCACGATCCGCCACCGGTCGCGAAAAAGGCCGTTCCGCATGCGCTCGCCCATGGCGGCACGCCCGAGCAGCACGGCCTCGACGGCCAGAAACTCGGCATCCGCGTCAAGCTCGACATCCAGCGACCGCGTCATCGAGGCCCGGTCGAACAGGATCGTCTCCTGCGGTAGCCAGTGGACGCGGGACCCGGCCTCCGCCCGGATCGTCGTCGTCACCGAGGTCGTGCCGGCGCTGGCCTTGTAGATCTTCTCGCAGGCCTGCGTCGTTAGCGTCAACTCGGTATCCGCACCGGCGCCGAACCGCCAGTCCATCACGTCACCACCGGTCAGCCCGCCCGAACTGTTGATCAGCACGGCTTCCATGCTGCCGTCGAACATGGTCGGCAAGCGCAGCTTGGCGCACCCTTCCTGATAGAACTCCTGCAGCCGCGTTCGTCCGCCGGCATGCTTTGCCACAAGGCGCCCGCGCCCGAAGGCGCGCTGCGGCGCTGCCGCCAGCCCCTCCTGCCCGGGTTTAGACATGGCCTCAGACATGGCCTCCGGCTGGGACTCAACCAAGGCCTCAGACATGCGTTGCGCGATCAAACCGTGAGGTGCCTTCGGGCTTCCGGCGTGTCGAGCGTTTCGGCCGGGCCTTCATGCACAATCTCTCCGCGATCCATGATGTAGACATGGTCTGCAAGCTCGCGGCAGAAGTCAAGATATTGTTCCACAAGCAAAATCGCCATCCCCGTGGAATCACGCAAATACTGGATCGCCCGTCCGATATCCTTGATGATCGAGGGCTGGATGCCCTCCGTCGGCTCGTCGAGCACGAGGATCTTCGGACGTGTGACGAGCGCCCGGCCGATGGCAAGCTGCTGCTGCTGCCCGCCCGAAAGGTCGCCACCGCGCCGCCCGAGCATGGATTTGAGAATGGGGAACAGCGCGAAGATCTCGTCCGGCACGAAGCGGTCCTTGCGGGCGACGGGGGCGTAGCCGGACTCAAGGTTCTCCTTGACGGTGAGAAGAGGAAACACCTCCCGCCCCTGCGGCACGAAACCGACGCCGAGGCGTGCGCGGTTATAGGGCGCCATGCCGTTCATGACGGTATCGTTGAAGGTCACCTTGCCGGCGCTCGTCGCATGCTGGCCGGTGACCGAGCGCAAAAGGCTGGTCTTGCCCACGCCGTTGCGGCCGAGCACGCAGGTGATCTTGCCCATCGGCGCCGTGATGGAGACGCCGCGCAGGGCCTGCGCCGCACCGTAATGAAGGTTGATATTGTCGACGGTCAGCATGAGGCACCTCGTTCGGTGGGCGGGGTCGAGGCATCGGAGGCTGAAGCGCTTGCGGGAAGGAAAGCCCTCTCTGCCCTGCCAGCCATCTGCCCCACAAGGGGGGAGAAGACCCTTGGCTGGGCGTCCACATCAAAGCGAGGATGGCGCTTGAGTCCATCGGAGGCGACGTGCTGAACCGCGAACATCGAGACATTGTAATGCATTGAAATCACCGTCCCAGATAGTTTTCGATGACTTTGGGATCGTTCGACACGAAGTCGATCGAGCCCTCCGCGAGAACCGAGCCCTCGGCAAGGCAGGTGACCTTGACGCCGAGGTCGCGGATGAAGCCCATGTCGTGCTCCACCACCACGACCGAGCGGGTCTTGGCGATTTCCTTGAGCAGGATCGCGGTCTCCGCGGTCTCTGCGTCCGTCATGCCGGCGACGGGCTCGTCCACCAGCAGCAGCTTCGGTTCCTGCGCCAGCAGCATGCCGATTTCCAGCCACTGCTTCTGCCCGTGCGACAGGCTTCCCGCGAGATGATCCTTCCGGGCCGTCATGCGCACGGTTTCGAGGATCTCCTCGATCCGCGCCTTGTCGGCTGGCGTCAGCGTGTAGAACAGCGTGGCGAAGACGCCGCGTTTGCGGTTCAGCGCCAGTTCGATATTGTCCCAGACGGTATGGCTCTCGAACACTGTCGGCTTCTGGAATTTCCGGCCGATGCCCAGCTGCGCGATATCCGCCTCGTCCTTTTTGGTCAGGTCCACCTGCCCGTCGAAATAGACTGTGCCGCTGTCGGGCCGCGTCTTGCCGGTGATGATGTCCATCATCGTTGTCTTGCCCGCGCCGTTCGGGCCGATGATCGCCCTGAGCTCGCCGGGCGCCACCACGAAGGACAGCGCATTCAGCGCCTTGAAGCCATCGAAGGAAACCGAGACGCCATCGAGATAAAGGAGGCTGTTGGTGATCTTCTCGTCCATGGCGCTCACTCCGCGGCTTGAGGTTGAACGTCGACGGCGTCACGGGCGGCAACGGTGCGCCCCTTCTCGGCTTCGGCGGCGGCCTTGTAGTCCCGACGCGAGGCAAATCCCTGCTGGATGGTGCCGACGATGCCCTTCGGCAGGAAGAGCGTGGTGGCGACGAAAAGGGCGCCGAGCGCGAACAGCCAGAACTCCGGGAAGGCGGCGGTGAAGATGGACTTGCCGAAGTTGACCAGCACCGCCCCGATGATCGGCCCGATCAGCGTCCCCCGCCCGCCGACAGCCGTCCAGATGACGACCTCGATGGAGTTGGCGGGCGCGAACTCGCCCGGGTTGATGATGCCGACCTGCGGCACGTAGAGCGCGCCGGCAACGCCTGCGATCATGGCGGAAAAGGTGAAGATGAAGAGCTTCATGTTCTCGACGCGATAACCGAGAAAGCGCGTCCGGCTTTCCGCATCCCGCACCCCGACCAGCACCTTGCCGTATTTCGACTGCACGATGGCGGAGGAGAGGAGCAGAACGAGCGCGAGAACGATGCCGGTGATGGCGAACAGCGTGGCGCGCGTTTCCGGCGCCTGGATGTTGAAGCCGATGATGTCCTTGAAATCGGTCAGGCCGTTATTGCCGCCGAAGCCCATTTCGTTGCGGAAGAAGGCGAGCAGCAGCGCATAGGTCATCGCCTGCGTGATGATGGAGAGGTAGACGCCGGTGACGCGCGAGCGGAAGGCGAGCCAGCCGAAGACGAAGGCGAGCGCGCCCGGCACCAGCACCACCATCAGGGCCGCGAAGGGGAATGAATCGAAGCCGGTCCAGTACCAGGGCAGTTCCTTCCAGTTCAGGAAGACCATGAAGTCGGGCAGGATCGGATTGGCATAGACGCCGCGCGCGCCGATCTGGCGCATCAGATACATGCCCATGGCATAGCCGCCGAGCGCGAAGAAGGCCCCGTGGCCGAGCGAGAGAATGCCGCAATAGCCCCAGACGAGATCGAGCGCGAGCGCGAGCAACGCGTAGCAGAGATACTTCCCGAACAGCGGCACGACATGGGACGGCACATGCAGCGGGTTGCCGGGATCGAGCAGCAGGTTGGAGGCGGGAACCGCAATGGCGATGAGGAGGATCAGTGCGGCGAGGGCCAGAACCTTTTTCTCGTGGGCGTGGATGAGCCGGGTCGTGAACATTATTCGATCGACCTCCCCTTGAGGGCGAACAGGCCGCGCGGCCGCCGCTGGATGAACAGGATGATGAGGACGAGGATCAGGATCTTGCCGAGAACCGCGCCCGCATAGGGCTCGAGGAACTTGTTGGCGATCCCGAGCGTCATGGCGCCGACGAAGGTTCCCCAGAGATTGCCGACCCCGCCGAAGACCACGACCATGAAGCTGTCGATGATGTAGTTCTGCCCGAGATTGGGCGAGACGTTGTCGATCTGGCTCAACGCCACCCCGGCGA
It encodes:
- a CDS encoding AbrB/MazE/SpoVT family DNA-binding domain-containing protein, which codes for MGETVRIKAGTITVPESVLKTLGLKDGDAVEFVANDAGAVEIRKPGKSFEDLRGIVKFERPITGEELDDWIREARNAGFRESEE
- a CDS encoding TIGR02117 family protein produces the protein MTRFRKVMRRLSLGLSVIILLLAIAAGLGTIVPQPLFASREGEEERENGEMRRILVLSNPIHTDIAIPVDAESLARFPFLGQSGVPVDDPAARWIIFGRGGRSFYLETPNWADLKPLPLLRGLTVDRAVLHVDVVGALAEPSLSVQGFEIGPAGYARLLDMIEASFAKRDGQVVPVPDARYGQNDRFFEATGWFTALAGCNTWTARGLRAAGLRTGLWNPLPVSLTFSLTHFN
- a CDS encoding DUF1272 domain-containing protein; amino-acid sequence: MLALRPNCECCDTDLAADSREAMICSFECTFCAACARDVLGGRCPNCTGELVRRPVRPAEKMVNNPASTERVVKLAGCAAAA
- a CDS encoding PIN domain-containing protein — its product is MIGLDTNMVMRWLALGSITDAEGVKQGEQATAFLEQDSAPVFINHVVLVEVVWLLRQKVKMARPAVSAFIFDMLNRPRIVVQDRDAVIASLRSYEDHPGDFADHLIGEINSRNGCRTTYTFDRAAARSPLFSELSR
- a CDS encoding urease accessory protein UreF, producing MLTEGQQQRPATGGTQALLRLIAWMSPAFPIGAFSYSAGLEQAVADGSIGDAASLQDWLSGAIAEGAVWNDAVLLAESYRAAEDVERLHAVASLAEAMAGSRERQMETMLQGEAFIAAASAWPTGGDEIMPARMAYPVAVGAVAGAHATGSEPAIAAYLHATASNQISVAIRCGVLGQRAGVAVLAALEGEIGAAAERAAASSLDDLGSAGILADIAGFRHETLTSRLFRS
- a CDS encoding urease subunit beta, with the protein product MIPGEILAADGEIELNVGLETVTIEVSNTGDRPVQVGSHYHFAETNAGLTFDREAAHGKRLDIPAGTAVRFEPGQTRDVTLIPFAGKREVYGFRQKVMGAL
- a CDS encoding urease subunit gamma produces the protein MNLTPREKDKLLISMAAMVARRRLERGVKLNHPEAIALITDFVVEGARDGRSVPDLMEAGAHVITREQVMEGIPEMIHDIQIEATFPDGTKLVTVHEPIR
- the ureG gene encoding urease accessory protein UreG, with the protein product MASSNGPLRVGIGGPVGSGKTALTDKLCKAMRDRWSVAVVTNDIYTQEDAEALVRMQALPSDRIVGVETGGCPHTAIREDATINLQAIADLNRRIPDLDIVFIESGGDNLAATFSPDLADITLYVISVCQGEEIPRKGGPGITRSDLLVINKKDLAPYVGADLDVMQRDADRMRQSRPFVFSDMKRGEGVERIVEFLRVEGGL
- a CDS encoding Urease operon accessory protein, whose product is MIVGNGPVPDSAAKEIASADCVIRFNDCRSYRPGQRTDIVAVCNTGRPAKMMLGTSAPSALHANILPTAWGAHPAVVAAAGIWCVRNPALFAALRAPLAITHPELDDFCDDETAGFEAFALAADKIVRVLEAETQRSLETALAGFSPAPYIVPSSGLVVIGDVLGAHPAADIALAGFTHVGWEGHPFAAEARLVDRWVAEGRLRRLSVAPAFSLAVGS
- the ureC gene encoding urease subunit alpha, which gives rise to MSYKMSRAAYANMFGPTTGDRVRLADTELFIEVEKDFTTYGDEVKFGGGKVIRDGMGQSQVTRADGAVDTVITNALIVDHWGIVKADIGLKDGLIVAIGKAGNPDTQPNVDIIVGPGTEAIAAEGKIVTAGGMDSHIHFICPQQIEEALMSGLTTMLGGGTGPAHGTLATTCTPGPWHLARMIEAADAFPMNLAFAGKGNASLPGALVEMVLGGATSLKLHEDWGTTPAAIDCCLSVADEYDVQVMIHTDTLNESGFVEDSIAALKGRTIHAFHTEGAGGGHAPDIIKICGQPNVIPSSTNPTRPYTINTLAEHLDMLMVCHHLSPSIPEDIAFAESRIRKETIAAEDILHDIGAFSIISSDSQAMGRVGEVAIRTWQTADKMKRQRGRLASETGDNDNMRVKRYIAKYTINPAIAHGLSHAIGSVEVGKRADLVLWNPAFFGVKPDMVLLGGMIAAAPMGDPNASIPTPQPVHYRPMFGAFGKARTNSSVTFVSQASLDAGLAAKLGVAKTLMAVKNTRGGIGKASMIHNSLTPVIEVDPETYEVRADGELLTCEPATVLPMAQRYFLF
- a CDS encoding urease accessory protein UreE, whose protein sequence is MPYRSTSIVSPAPADITPVALLRLPHDQRHLRRKLLHLPDDDVVMLDLKQAVMLADGDALVLEQGGYILIAAVEEPLYEILPRDRLHLVELAWHLGNRHLQAEICKDRIVILRDPVIRSMLIGLGAEVNEVTAQFQPMRGAYHSGHDHGPHAHGAPEHGKHEHGKHDHADHDHDHHDHVHDHSCDEHGHDGKGHSHAHD
- a CDS encoding lysozyme inhibitor LprI family protein, producing the protein MRLAYPGATLAFSLVFGAGSASSAGPDDPDCSKAVTQSDMTACSQQDYETADVALNAAYRKTLARAQAMDKDLADLGDHMVGAVEALKTAQRAWIAYRDGQCALAGFEARGGSMEPMLVAGCLAELTTKRTDELNAALADR